In Microbacterium foliorum, the following proteins share a genomic window:
- a CDS encoding Pr6Pr family membrane protein codes for MTTWWPFARLAAAVLGLAAIIAQLARSIENALASTTEWGQHLPTVAANFFSFFTILSNVLAVIVLAIGAIWSLRHRRGTEPEPTWFAIILACVSTYMIVTGIVYNTLLRGVELPQGVTVPWSNEVLHVVIPLFLLADLLFAPRRRALRWSAVAIATIFPIAWVVYTMIRANLIIAPATGETWWYPYPFLNPHIVPGGYLGVAGYIVGIAIAIIGVACFVVWVGRRRSAAVPLTA; via the coding sequence ATGACGACTTGGTGGCCCTTTGCACGACTCGCAGCAGCCGTGCTCGGACTCGCGGCGATCATCGCGCAGCTCGCTCGCAGCATCGAGAACGCTCTCGCATCCACCACCGAGTGGGGTCAGCACCTGCCGACTGTCGCTGCGAACTTCTTCAGCTTCTTCACGATCCTGTCGAACGTGCTCGCGGTGATCGTTCTGGCGATCGGCGCGATCTGGTCGCTGCGCCACCGCCGCGGCACCGAGCCGGAGCCGACCTGGTTCGCGATCATCCTGGCCTGCGTGAGCACCTACATGATCGTCACCGGCATCGTCTACAACACGCTGCTGAGAGGCGTCGAGCTGCCCCAGGGCGTCACCGTGCCCTGGTCGAACGAAGTGCTGCACGTCGTCATCCCGCTGTTCCTGCTCGCGGATCTGCTGTTCGCACCACGCCGACGCGCACTGCGCTGGAGCGCGGTCGCCATCGCCACGATCTTCCCCATCGCGTGGGTCGTGTACACGATGATCCGCGCGAACCTCATCATCGCCCCCGCCACCGGCGAGACCTGGTGGTACCCGTATCCGTTCCTCAACCCGCACATCGTGCCCGGCGGCTACCTCGGCGTCGCGGGCTACATCGTCGGCATCGCCATCGCGATCATCGGCGTCGCCTGCTTCGTGGTGTGGGTCGGCCGCAGACGGAGTGCGGCAGTCCCCCTCACGGCCTGA